One window of the Brevibacterium limosum genome contains the following:
- a CDS encoding M56 family metallopeptidase, protein MTIVGLVLAVLAFLLAWPIPAALARFRGDPISEVVLWQAVGLSGGLSLIGAALAFAVAPGTTSLPQGLFDLLRGKDHTQLSLLAWIFLVIAVLLIGRLLGCLVLTLYSARKTRLRHDEILHLLSEPSITYPDTRIITTDEAVAYCLPKGPRKGTAVLSTGLLKALDEDERTAVIAHERAHLDFRHDVLVIPFAAWHRALPYFSATAIGLNSVNQLIELMADDQARDHVDPQILAQAVSSAAAISPEHRSDLSAQRIRRLSRPLDPARIPVRLMSIGLAVLLLLLPTLLIVTPSAFGI, encoded by the coding sequence ATGACCATCGTGGGACTTGTTCTGGCCGTGCTGGCTTTTCTGCTGGCATGGCCCATTCCTGCGGCACTCGCTCGCTTCCGCGGTGACCCGATCTCCGAGGTCGTCCTCTGGCAGGCCGTCGGACTCTCCGGAGGACTGTCCCTCATCGGCGCCGCCCTCGCTTTCGCCGTCGCCCCTGGCACGACTAGTCTTCCACAGGGACTCTTCGACCTCTTGCGGGGCAAGGACCACACTCAGCTGTCGCTCCTGGCGTGGATCTTCCTCGTCATCGCCGTGCTCCTCATCGGCCGGCTGCTCGGCTGCCTGGTCCTGACTCTCTATTCCGCGCGCAAGACTCGTCTGCGCCACGACGAGATCCTGCATCTTCTCAGCGAACCGTCGATCACCTACCCCGACACTCGCATCATCACCACCGATGAGGCCGTTGCCTACTGCCTGCCCAAGGGGCCGCGGAAGGGCACTGCAGTCCTGTCGACCGGTCTGCTCAAGGCCCTCGATGAGGATGAGCGCACCGCCGTCATCGCTCATGAGAGGGCGCATCTGGATTTCCGGCACGATGTGCTCGTCATTCCTTTTGCCGCATGGCATCGGGCACTGCCATACTTCTCAGCCACGGCGATCGGGTTGAATTCGGTGAATCAGCTCATCGAGCTCATGGCCGATGATCAGGCTCGCGACCACGTCGATCCGCAGATCCTGGCTCAGGCGGTGAGCTCGGCCGCGGCGATCAGTCCCGAACACCGCAGTGATCTGTCCGCCCAGCGCATCCGAAGGCTGTCACGTCCCTTGGATCCGGCGCGGATCCCCGTGCGGCTGATGTCGATCGGACTGGCCGTGCTGCTTCTGCTCCTGCCGACTCTGCTCATCGTCACACCGTCCGCATTCGGCATCTGA
- a CDS encoding BlaI/MecI/CopY family transcriptional regulator: protein MGTLGELERSVMDAIWVHDDGLSAAELREVLSDRELALTTVHTVLSRLEKKGFVTRDRSIRPHRYIAVSTREDHVAELMTEMLSQAPDRQAVLARFLGTVSEADTKALRNLLGRNHSTQS from the coding sequence GTGGGAACACTGGGTGAACTCGAACGCAGCGTCATGGACGCCATCTGGGTCCACGACGACGGGTTGAGCGCCGCCGAACTCCGCGAAGTCCTCTCGGACCGCGAGCTCGCGCTGACGACGGTCCATACGGTCTTGTCTCGACTCGAGAAGAAGGGCTTCGTCACTCGTGATCGCAGCATCCGTCCGCACCGCTATATCGCGGTCTCGACCCGTGAGGATCATGTGGCGGAGCTGATGACCGAGATGCTGTCTCAGGCACCGGACCGTCAGGCTGTCCTCGCGCGCTTCCTCGGCACCGTCTCGGAGGCCGACACCAAGGCGCTGCGCAATCTGCTCGGGCGCAATCACTCGACGCAGTCCTGA
- a CDS encoding cytochrome ubiquinol oxidase subunit I, translated as MELDPVLIGRWQFGITTVYHFWMVPLTLGLGMLVAVLQTIYHRTGNEVYLRSTKFFGKLFLINFIMGVATGLVQEFQFGMAWSEYSRFVGDVFGAPLALEALLAFFLESTFLGLWIFGWGRLPRAVHLGSLWLAVIGTWVSAYFIIVANSWMQHPVGVDMVDGRPVMTDVWAVLGNNTAIAAFTHTIFGALAVGGSFLLGISWYHLYHRRKAGIDSVGADGKVVVGSSEELPGRDKTDHTVWIKSLRIGAIVGVIAFAGVSITGDVQAKLMFDQQPMKMASAEAACHDGTQFSVLTIADPSSNDCDGVQNIFEIPGLLSFLANGDFDTPVHGVTTLLPEYQERYGTHIPDDPRYGDHAGEPVDYQPIMIVTYWGFRMMIGFGALAAGVCVIGLWLARKGTVPESKWLSRGFVLAITAPFLANSAGWIFTEMGRQPFVVAPNPAQLDGVYMYTQAALSPEVTPAMLLFSLISLTTVYGVLMAVELRLITKYVKGGVASAMPELDQTNTKPTITDNGDDVLSFAY; from the coding sequence ATGGAGCTGGATCCGGTCCTCATCGGTCGGTGGCAATTCGGAATCACAACGGTCTACCACTTCTGGATGGTGCCGTTGACCCTGGGACTCGGCATGCTCGTGGCTGTCCTGCAGACGATCTACCACCGCACCGGCAATGAGGTGTATCTGCGGAGCACGAAGTTCTTCGGCAAGCTCTTCCTCATCAACTTCATCATGGGTGTGGCCACCGGCCTGGTCCAGGAATTCCAGTTCGGCATGGCCTGGAGCGAATACTCTCGCTTCGTCGGTGACGTCTTCGGGGCCCCCTTGGCTCTGGAGGCCCTTCTGGCGTTCTTCCTCGAGTCGACTTTCCTCGGCCTGTGGATCTTCGGCTGGGGTCGCCTGCCCCGCGCGGTCCACCTCGGCTCTCTGTGGTTGGCCGTCATCGGCACGTGGGTCTCGGCCTACTTCATCATCGTCGCGAACTCCTGGATGCAGCATCCCGTCGGCGTCGACATGGTCGACGGTCGGCCTGTGATGACCGACGTCTGGGCGGTGCTGGGCAACAACACCGCCATCGCCGCGTTCACACACACGATCTTCGGTGCCCTGGCCGTCGGCGGGTCCTTCCTCCTCGGCATCTCCTGGTACCACCTCTACCACCGGCGCAAGGCCGGAATCGACAGCGTCGGAGCCGACGGCAAGGTCGTCGTCGGCTCGTCGGAGGAACTGCCCGGGCGGGACAAGACTGACCACACGGTGTGGATCAAGTCTCTGCGCATCGGCGCGATCGTCGGCGTCATCGCCTTCGCCGGAGTCTCGATCACCGGTGATGTCCAAGCCAAGCTGATGTTCGATCAGCAGCCCATGAAGATGGCCTCCGCCGAGGCGGCCTGCCACGACGGCACCCAGTTCTCCGTCCTCACGATCGCCGACCCCTCCTCGAACGACTGCGACGGAGTGCAGAACATCTTCGAGATCCCCGGTCTGCTGTCCTTCCTGGCCAACGGCGATTTCGACACCCCGGTCCACGGTGTGACGACGCTGCTGCCGGAATACCAGGAGCGCTACGGAACCCATATCCCCGACGATCCGCGGTACGGCGACCATGCCGGCGAACCGGTTGACTACCAGCCGATCATGATCGTCACCTACTGGGGCTTCCGCATGATGATCGGCTTCGGCGCCCTGGCCGCCGGAGTCTGCGTCATCGGACTGTGGCTGGCTCGCAAGGGCACGGTGCCCGAGTCGAAGTGGCTCAGCCGGGGATTCGTCCTGGCCATCACGGCGCCGTTCCTCGCGAACTCGGCCGGCTGGATCTTCACCGAGATGGGACGTCAGCCCTTCGTCGTCGCCCCGAACCCGGCACAGCTCGATGGGGTGTACATGTACACCCAGGCGGCACTCTCACCCGAGGTGACACCGGCGATGCTGCTGTTCTCACTGATCAGCCTCACCACCGTCTACGGGGTTCTGATGGCCGTCGAACTGCGTCTGATCACGAAGTACGTCAAGGGCGGAGTCGCCTCGGCGATGCCTGAGCTCGACCAGACGAATACGAAACCCACGATCACCGACAACGGCGACGACGTCCTGTCGTTCGCGTACTGA